Proteins encoded within one genomic window of Besnoitia besnoiti strain Bb-Ger1 chromosome II, whole genome shotgun sequence:
- a CDS encoding SAG-related sequence SRS48K (encoded by transcript BESB_033540), translated as MAGRSSDFANISRPLRRALAAAVFAAFIYSAQADSGQEKHYVTCANSTTLISLPLTKTSDSVNFKCPANYTLSPEVSAKQQFCKDAKCNVTADLDDAYKLQAANKNEGYSLTMVKQPAASTNLYFVCKETTGPDLVRRVLERTQSAANASTCTIQVPVHGSSVFPASAETVCEKDPLSISLSPEKSTVIFRCGKDAALSPTNLENAFSGSACTTEKTLKELGVSGSLVEGSSGEASADAQTAYSLTVSSFPTESPAQLCYKCTTKSQPSDGKTTASECRVVIDVAQVSSSAGSLTAESSILAALALCSAFTGRQLL; from the exons ATGGCAGGAAGATCATCCGACTTCGCAAATATTTCGCGGCCCCTCCGGCGTGCGCTGGCTGCTGCAGTTTTCGCGGCATTTATATACTCAGCCCAAGCCGATTCGGGACAGGAGAAGCATTACGTCACATGTGCGAACAGCACCACCCTGATTTCTCTCCCGCTCACCAAGACCAGTGATTCAGTGAACTTCAAGTGCCCCGCAAACTACACGTTGTCACCGGAGGTCTCCGCCAAACAGCAATTCTGCAAAGACGCGAAGTGCAACGTAACGGCAGACTTGGATGACGCCTATAAGCTTCAGGCCGCAAACAAAAATGAAGGATACTCGCTCACAATGGTGAAACAACCTGCCGCATCAACTAACCTCTATTTCGTGTGTAAGGAAACCACCGGACCGGAtctcgtccgccgcgttcTGGAAAGAACGCAGTCAGCTGCCAACGCGTCGACGTGCACGATTCAAGTCCCGGTCCACGGCTCATCTGTGTTTCCTGCATCTGCAGAAA CTGTGTGTGAAAAGGATCCTCTCTCTATCAGCTTGTCGCCTGAGAAGAGTACTGTCATCTTTCGGTGCGGGAAAGACGCAGCGCTGTCGCCGACGAACTTGGAGAACGCATTTTCGGGAAGCGCTTGCACGACAGAGAAGACCCTGAAGGAACTCGGCGTCAGTGGCTCTCTCGTGGAAGGGAGCTCGGGAGAGGCCAGCGCAGACGCTCAAACTGCCTACTCCCTCACTGTTTCGAGCTTCCCGACAGAatcgccggcgcagctgtGCTACAAGTGCACAACGAAGAGCCAGCCAAGCGATGGCAAGACGACTGCAAGCGAATGCAGAGTGGTGATTGACGTTGCCCAGGTAAGCAGCTCGGCTGGCAGCCTGACAGCAGAGAGCAGCATTCTCGCTGCTCTGGCTCTATGCTCTGCCTTCACCGGCCGCCAACTCCTCTAA
- a CDS encoding SAG-related sequence (encoded by transcript BESB_033550), with translation MEAADILRSPWKGRPGIRSAQHFRLDWFVFALSTALSGVLYSAETVASVSPLTLTCDDNPVVKTASLAEASKSVKLKCPDGSVLYPELASSMFCNDSACNATTKLDTKFLLLTQDPPSAAEHSLKLVAPQRTPSTLYFLCKKSGKAPGRQVVSNEDLGKAATTCTFQIAAWGTDPAKQEHECKGAEEENTVTLSPEAKTVTFKCAKGSTWNPSEFEETFEGKNCEKRRLDQLDLKASLVEGKSSQDGEPAYTFTVETFPKSTSVSLCYKCKKAKPELQISNTDTECKMRVNIPVVPPSALPPDSNQDAPSGGNGETGTTTTAPTGSGAEGLQLAANVLSFSSFLVTQLILCSL, from the exons ATGGAGGCGGCAGATATTCTTCGCTCCCCATGGAAAGGGCGTCCGGGAATTCGCAGTGCCCAACACTTCAGACTGGACTGGTTCGTGTTCGCCCTGTCCACTGCCCTATCTGGCGTGTTATACAGCGCTGAAACCGTTGCCTCCGTGTCTCCCCTTACACTAACTTGCGACGACAACCCCGTTGTAAAAACAGCGTCCCTTGCAGAGGCCTCGAAGAGCGTAAAGTTGAAGTGCCCGGATGGTTCCGTACTCTATCCCGAACTGGCGTCCAGTATGTTTTGTAACGACTCGGCCTGCAATGCAACAACAAAATTAGACACGAAATTTCTCCTTCTCACCCAAGAcccgccttccgctgctgAACACAGCCTCAAGCTAGTAGCGCCTCAGAGGACGCCCAGTACCTTGTACTTCCTCTGCAAGAAGAGCGGCAAGGCGCCAGGCAGACAAGTCGTATCAAATGAGGACCTTGGCAAGGCTGCAACCACATGCACTTTCCAGATCGCGGCGTGGGGCACAGATCCGGCCAAGCAAGAGC ATGAGTGCAaaggagcagaagaagagaacacGGTCACTCTTTCACCCGAAGCAAAAACAGTGACCTTCAAGTGCGCCAAAGGCAGCACCTGGAATCCGAGTGAATTCGAGGAGACGTTTGAAGGGAAAAACTGTGAAAAAAGGCGTCTAGACCAACTCGACCTCAAAGCGTCTTTAGTGGAAGGGAAGTCCTCGCAAGACGGAGAACCCGCATACACATTCACAGTCGAAACCTTTCCTAAAAGCACCTCGGTGTCGCTTTGCTACAAATGCAAGAAAGCGAAACCCGAATTGCAAATTAGCAACACGGACACGGAATGCAAAATGCGGGTCAACATCCCTGTCGTCCCTCCATCAGCGCTCCCCCCCGATAGCAACCAAGATGCACCTTCCGGTGGCAATGGTGAAACGGGCACAACGACAACGGCGCCAACAGGGAGTGGCGCAGAAGGCCTCCAGCTCGCGGCGAACGTCTTGTCTTTTTCCAGTTTCTTGGTCACACAACTGATTCTGTGCTCCTTGTAA